The following proteins are co-located in the Primulina tabacum isolate GXHZ01 chromosome 11, ASM2559414v2, whole genome shotgun sequence genome:
- the LOC142518030 gene encoding BES1/BZR1 homolog protein 4-like: protein MDIMGSVAVSPEASFNPSPASSSFPSPISTHAINVSNTADPNSLIPWLKNLSSGTMPASSKFPRHLYIPGGSISAPVTPPLSSPTSRTPKLRSNWDDAKTNPAWPSQRHPFLPYSTPRSPGIQTPPDSGWLSGVQTPQEGPSSPTFSLVSPNPFIFKETLSNGGSRMWTPGQSGACSPAITAGLDKTADVPMSDAISAEFAFGSNTMELVKPWEGERIHDECVPDDLELTLGNSGTR, encoded by the coding sequence ATGGACATCATGGGTTCAGTAGCAGTCAGCCCAGAAgcctctttcaatccaagcCCTGCATCGTCTTCGTTTCCTAGCCCCATCTCTACTCATGCTATAAATGTCAGTAACACTGCTGATCCTAACTCTCTCATCCCATGGTTAAAAAACTTATCATCCGGCACGATGCCCGCTTCATCTAAATTCCCGCGTCATCTCTACATACCAGGTGGTTCTATAAGTGCTCCAGTCACCCCTCCACTGAGCTCACCAACTTCACGTACTCCTAAATTGAGAAGTAACTGGGATGACGCAAAAACCAATCCAGCATGGCCTAGTCAGCGCCACCCATTCCTACCCTATTCTACTCCTCGAAGTCCTGGTATACAAACTCCACCTGATTCAGGATGGCTTTCTGGTGTTCAAACCCCTCAAGAGGGACCCTCGTCTCCAACATTCAGCCTTGTATCACCAAACCCATTTATTTTCAAAGAGACATTGTCAAATGGAGGTTCCCGTATGTGGACCCCAGGGCAAAGCGGAGCTTGCTCTCCTGCTATCACGGCAGGGCTTGACAAGACAGCTGATGTTCCTATGTCCGACGCAATTTCAGCTGAGTTTGCCTTTGGAAGCAATACAATGGAACTAGTGAAACCTTGGGAAGGAGAGCGTATACATGATGAGTGTGTTCCTGATGATCTCGAACTTACTCTTGGGAATTCTGGTACTAG